A segment of the Hemicordylus capensis ecotype Gifberg chromosome 6, rHemCap1.1.pri, whole genome shotgun sequence genome:
AACACTATGGGAACCTCACAGCAAAAGTGATTGATATGGTTCGGTCCACAGAAGGGGTGGCGAAGGGTACAGCTCACATTTATTGTAGCAATGAGGAACCCCCCTAGCAAGGAAGCGGAGGCAAGCTGCAATTGGCGCAATCTGCCCATAGCAACAGCATATTGCAGAGGGCAGCAGATGGCCAAGTAGCGGTCATAAGCCATTGCAGCCAGCAGAAGACACTCAGTGCCACCAGCTGTCGTACCAACATACATCTGGGCAATGCAACGAGTGAAGGAGATGGCTCCATTTCCATTCAGGAGGTTCACCAGCATTTGGGGCATGGTGCAGGTTACAAAACACACTTCCAGGCCTGAGAGGTTCAtcaggaagaagtacatgggcgTGTGGAGGCGGGAGTCCATCTGCACCAGCAGGATGATCAACAGGTTCCCCATCATGGTGAGGAAGTAGATGATGACGATGACCATAAAGAGCAGAATCTGTTTCTTGTGGTCCTTGGAGATTGCCATGAAAATAAACTCTCTTACAGCGGTGATGTTCTCAGTCCCCATCCTTGACTCCTGCTTGTGCATGTGTGTAGGTGCATGCGAGTGCgcgcacaccacacacacacaaacaaacacacaaggtCAGCAGTGACATTCCTTTCTCTGTGAATGAGACAACCAAAAAAGAAACCATGTTTTCATACCCACAACACCGGAGTAAATTCCAAATGAACCAATCAACATTAAAATCCATTTCTTACAGCATTCAAACTGTAAGAAGACCCTGTATTTTAATATCCAATGTTTGTATACCTGTATATGGCCTTGAAGCATTCCCAGTTGTGAATGGCATCCATCATTTTACCTTCATATTTTGTTGGATGCTATTAAGATGGTCGATCGTTTTAACCAATTTTAGGTTTTTTTGAGTTTGAAATATGCCCAGAGGGTTTGTTTAGACCTCTGGGATCCAgtagtgtgtgcatgtacagatgttaccttttttaaaaattaactttaaaaGTGGTAGCAACAATCAAGGAAAACAATAATTGAAACATTAAGAATTGAGCAGGTTGCAATGTAAAAAATATCCACCCACCTTGCAAATATCCCTATtttccagaaggttccaagttccctccctgacatctccagatagggctgagagagacttctgcctgtaaccttggagaggccactgccattctgtgtagacgaTGCTGAGCAAAATGGATCAATTTTACTGacttggtaggaggcagcttcctatgttcctatattccccaGGGTCTACTGCCAGGGGAAGCTCCCCTATGAGGCAaaatgaggcagtcacctcaggtggcgtGTTGGTGCCTTTCTGCAAGTGGCAGCATGGGCCATCTCTGCACCCTCTGTAGACTTACTCGATCAGAGTTGGCCAAGGCAGTTCAAAATGAGGTTTGGGGTACAGGCCAGAGGTCCAGCTGATTGGCAACCTTCTTTGGTCTTCAAGGTAACACCTCTGAGCATTGACTTGGGAAGACTC
Coding sequences within it:
- the LOC128330829 gene encoding olfactory receptor 2D3-like; the encoded protein is MGTENITAVREFIFMAISKDHKKQILLFMVIVIIYFLTMMGNLLIILLVQMDSRLHTPMYFFLMNLSGLEVCFVTCTMPQMLVNLLNGNGAISFTRCIAQMYVGTTAGGTECLLLAAMAYDRYLAICCPLQYAVAMGRLRQLQLASASLLGGFLIATINVSCTLRHPFCGPNHINHFCCEVPIVLKFACADTRLTEIIVSVTSILILVGPLSVILTSYGLILSTVLQMQSATSQRKAFSTCTSHLVVVTMFFGSAIAMYGRPNSGSVPNAGRHFAIVYIVITPLLNPVIYTLRNKDVHQALAKVLKRQTLTPNG